The following proteins are co-located in the Candidatus Zixiibacteriota bacterium genome:
- a CDS encoding FG-GAP repeat protein produces MKKSLVLLMVCASVAILWSPAQADSTTVTFGEPSPAAFIFDEEMSGLSSESDGIMAQSEGTADFYYDLQARTASGMVIIGDDTWDGFGQSLATGDLNGDGYDDLIVSADYADGISNGSPRSGEVYVFYGNGSYAGDTLLASEADAIIYGVDANDVFGTALACGDVNNDGLADIVIGACWGDGLNNSTSGTGEAYIVFGKTTLLTTMSASTADVIIYGSTSSYGVSSNQLGNAVSIGDINGDNIGDVIMNAPGEDNLALGIIDCGAYYVIYGSSTWPDAINLSSHYDVRALGEATDDCFGWLSGTKYRYLNCLSSGDINCDGSDDLLLGFSGGDGPLDNIAEAGEIRIVYGSPSLPSDIDLSTSTDVIIYGDDAEDKLCVSRAVDVNNNGCSDILVGVPYADGRYDDSFNAGEFWVIHNSGSLPDTILESLVDMAIYGRDTRDHLGWSFFAGDHENNGTNSLMIGVPGGDGPANSRDRCGEIALFKRSDMLPAIVDLATEKSDAIIFGSVIQDFLGVHEIVLSNFDGDGLPEIIGAATWANFDGKEEVGKVFVMQGSSFFLNPPTVEFTEPGSDDLWSIGDSRPISWELSGGLPDKIEIFVSRDGGSSWPSEPIASFSHVFPLSWNWTVTGPETDNCQFKVVASNSSGSGTAWSEWVRIKPVISYGTTVITHGYILDFINSNDLDEGAGWTISMANAIIERLGHGIIYRVVDGRIMPVELGENRLDAEGNGEKVIVFDWMEESDRPFFGLAEAAADVLFACLIDGVDNFLTEPYWSLEQLHFIGHSRGAVINSEVIQRLGYYQNKGELPVFVDEDIHMTTLDPHPADDDDFDCIGDPINPQDNDVNLGIDELTPETVVGRGVVAWKNVIYADNYRQGMCPDIDIYLNGLSEYPGIGYKADLTGGLTLNYPATYSGAGIVGHHSAVHAWYHGTIDTHTDIEIDGAITILEPNIWYPGDLRSSIGFNINQSYPGSNLDWYKVTNGIEIAEDNNLRVDKIFNGDFSMTEGSDSKLPGWSFQGGGGDGNIHEEDKKYYLELERGDTYKRHNTLYIPNNAISIEFWARVQNSGGGDLLEVTLTGDLSNHVYIFSLEDKTSCAGEYWRVDIPVLLRGTSQTIEFKVDDPDWGWVDSRIWIDNIEFDFDNESSLIFTKCSPVDLIITDPNGNILSNSIIEIENSIYESYEISPGDSIAVLKIKNPIDQGLYKIEVVPWANANPDDHYSITAYFGEDTIVYADNEPISSIPPNGYLYSTLDTGSVNGTIGAGGTGLLGVTVGLYDSTGEFVSSMTSNDSGYYQFAGLNNGIYTVSIVTPLGYQAVSESQEIKVRGLPHEVNFELTQLEIPLAQRGRGYWMHQVNALLSGKGNPQEAMGDMCDYMELIRTHFNEHGLNQINVFQVVFTDECDQRLEALRTTISPKAKATMNEKARAHLTALLLNMVSGKIAQWHPVSEDSLTLSQAITYCNSLITDSYPENDEMAKDIAEMINEGQTIPASWIDPLTPDITYKQGLESSLPTVYTLSQNYPNPFNPVTEITFTLPQASRVRLEVFNMLGQEVSTIYDGGLKAGVHSFTWDGSSVASGVYFYRLTAGNFVETKKMVLIK; encoded by the coding sequence ATGAAAAAGTCTCTTGTGCTTCTAATGGTGTGTGCGTCGGTTGCTATTCTATGGTCACCAGCCCAAGCCGATTCGACTACAGTAACATTCGGGGAACCTTCGCCCGCTGCGTTCATTTTCGATGAGGAGATGTCTGGATTGTCCAGTGAATCCGACGGTATAATGGCGCAATCCGAGGGAACGGCGGACTTCTATTATGACCTCCAGGCGAGAACCGCCAGTGGGATGGTCATAATCGGGGATGATACTTGGGACGGTTTCGGACAAAGCTTAGCCACCGGAGACTTGAATGGCGATGGCTATGATGACTTGATTGTGAGTGCAGATTATGCCGATGGTATTTCCAATGGATCGCCAAGATCGGGTGAGGTCTATGTATTCTATGGGAACGGGAGTTATGCTGGTGACACGTTGTTGGCATCAGAAGCGGACGCAATTATCTACGGAGTGGATGCAAACGATGTCTTCGGAACAGCTCTTGCCTGTGGTGATGTTAACAATGATGGATTAGCCGATATTGTCATTGGCGCATGTTGGGGCGATGGGCTCAATAACAGTACTTCAGGCACTGGAGAAGCATATATTGTCTTTGGTAAAACTACTCTACTGACTACTATGAGTGCCTCAACGGCCGACGTCATCATATATGGTTCAACATCCAGTTACGGAGTTTCAAGTAACCAACTAGGGAACGCTGTCAGTATTGGCGATATAAATGGTGATAATATTGGTGACGTCATCATGAATGCTCCGGGGGAAGATAACCTCGCTTTGGGCATCATTGATTGCGGGGCATACTACGTAATCTACGGCTCATCGACCTGGCCGGACGCCATAAATCTGTCTTCACATTATGATGTGAGGGCTTTGGGTGAAGCTACCGACGATTGTTTTGGCTGGTTATCTGGAACCAAATATCGCTACTTGAATTGCCTGAGTTCGGGAGACATAAACTGCGATGGATCTGATGATCTATTGCTTGGATTTTCAGGTGGAGACGGACCGCTTGACAATATTGCAGAAGCTGGAGAAATAAGAATTGTATATGGTTCTCCATCGCTTCCCTCGGATATAGATTTATCAACCAGCACTGATGTTATAATCTATGGTGATGACGCTGAAGACAAACTATGTGTTTCCAGGGCCGTCGACGTAAACAACAATGGGTGCAGCGATATTTTAGTGGGCGTTCCATATGCTGATGGCAGGTACGATGATTCATTTAACGCGGGTGAATTCTGGGTAATTCACAACTCAGGGAGCCTGCCCGACACGATTTTGGAATCGCTGGTGGATATGGCTATCTATGGGCGGGACACCCGGGATCACTTGGGGTGGTCGTTCTTTGCCGGTGACCATGAAAACAACGGAACGAACTCGTTGATGATCGGAGTGCCGGGGGGTGATGGACCAGCCAACTCAAGAGATCGTTGCGGCGAGATTGCTCTTTTCAAGCGCTCCGACATGTTACCGGCCATCGTTGATCTTGCCACCGAAAAGAGTGATGCCATAATCTTTGGATCAGTGATTCAGGATTTTTTGGGGGTGCATGAGATTGTTCTCTCGAATTTTGACGGTGACGGTCTTCCTGAAATAATCGGAGCAGCCACTTGGGCTAACTTCGACGGTAAGGAGGAGGTTGGAAAGGTCTTTGTCATGCAGGGCAGTTCTTTCTTCCTTAACCCACCTACTGTTGAATTCACCGAACCTGGATCTGACGACCTTTGGTCGATTGGTGATTCAAGACCAATCAGTTGGGAATTGTCAGGTGGTCTTCCTGATAAGATCGAGATCTTTGTATCAAGAGATGGAGGGTCCAGTTGGCCATCAGAACCAATCGCTAGCTTCAGCCATGTTTTCCCTCTCTCCTGGAATTGGACAGTCACCGGACCTGAGACAGACAATTGCCAATTCAAAGTGGTTGCATCAAATTCGTCGGGATCAGGAACAGCGTGGTCAGAATGGGTCCGAATAAAACCAGTGATTAGTTACGGTACAACAGTTATAACTCATGGATACATACTTGATTTCATAAACAGTAATGACTTGGATGAAGGTGCTGGTTGGACAATATCTATGGCCAATGCGATCATAGAAAGGCTCGGCCATGGAATAATCTATAGAGTGGTAGACGGCAGAATCATGCCGGTCGAGTTAGGTGAGAACCGATTGGATGCTGAGGGGAATGGGGAGAAAGTTATCGTCTTTGACTGGATGGAGGAGTCCGATCGTCCTTTTTTTGGTCTAGCGGAGGCAGCGGCCGATGTTTTGTTTGCCTGTTTGATAGATGGAGTCGATAATTTCTTAACTGAGCCTTATTGGTCTTTAGAGCAACTCCATTTTATCGGGCATAGCCGTGGGGCAGTTATTAATAGTGAAGTAATTCAAAGGCTAGGTTACTATCAAAATAAAGGTGAATTGCCTGTATTTGTAGATGAAGATATTCATATGACAACATTAGACCCACACCCTGCTGATGATGATGATTTTGATTGTATCGGAGACCCGATAAATCCACAAGACAATGATGTGAATTTAGGTATTGATGAGTTAACTCCTGAAACTGTTGTTGGTAGGGGAGTTGTCGCATGGAAGAATGTTATATATGCTGATAATTACAGACAAGGAATGTGTCCAGATATTGATATCTATTTAAATGGGCTGTCAGAGTATCCTGGTATAGGTTATAAGGCAGATTTAACAGGGGGATTAACATTAAATTATCCAGCTACTTATAGTGGAGCTGGCATAGTAGGTCATCATTCAGCGGTACATGCTTGGTATCATGGAACAATAGATACTCATACTGACATCGAAATAGATGGTGCTATTACAATTCTTGAACCTAATATTTGGTATCCTGGTGATTTGCGGTCATCTATTGGCTTTAATATAAATCAATCTTATCCTGGAAGTAATTTGGACTGGTATAAAGTCACAAATGGAATTGAGATTGCAGAAGACAACAATCTAAGAGTAGATAAAATATTCAATGGTGATTTCTCAATGACGGAAGGTAGCGATTCAAAATTACCAGGATGGAGTTTTCAAGGTGGTGGTGGAGATGGAAACATTCATGAAGAAGATAAGAAGTATTACTTAGAATTAGAGCGTGGCGATACTTATAAGAGACATAATACTTTATATATACCTAATAATGCAATTTCAATTGAATTTTGGGCTAGAGTACAAAATAGTGGTGGTGGTGACCTACTAGAAGTTACTTTGACCGGGGATCTGAGTAACCATGTCTATATCTTTTCCTTAGAAGACAAAACCTCTTGCGCTGGGGAATATTGGCGAGTAGACATCCCAGTTCTATTAAGAGGAACTTCACAAACAATTGAATTTAAAGTAGATGATCCAGACTGGGGATGGGTTGACTCAAGAATCTGGATTGATAATATTGAATTCGACTTTGATAATGAAAGTTCGTTAATATTTACTAAGTGTTCTCCAGTCGATTTAATAATTACAGATCCTAATGGTAATATTCTAAGTAACTCAATTATCGAAATTGAAAATTCAATTTATGAATCTTATGAGATTTCACCTGGGGATTCAATCGCAGTGCTTAAAATAAAAAATCCGATTGATCAAGGATTGTATAAAATAGAAGTGGTACCATGGGCAAATGCAAACCCAGACGACCATTATTCTATAACTGCCTACTTTGGAGAAGATACAATAGTATATGCTGATAATGAACCAATCTCAAGTATCCCACCTAATGGTTATTTATATTCAACACTTGATACTGGTTCGGTAAATGGAACTATCGGAGCAGGCGGTACCGGATTATTGGGTGTAACAGTTGGACTGTATGATTCAACTGGTGAGTTTGTGTCATCAATGACATCAAATGATTCAGGTTATTATCAATTTGCTGGGTTAAATAATGGAATTTATACGGTTTCAATTGTTACTCCATTGGGTTATCAAGCTGTATCTGAATCGCAGGAAATTAAAGTTCGAGGATTACCTCATGAAGTTAATTTTGAGCTAACTCAACTTGAAATCCCTCTTGCTCAGCGTGGCCGAGGATATTGGATGCACCAGGTGAATGCATTGCTTTCTGGGAAGGGGAATCCACAAGAAGCAATGGGTGATATGTGTGATTACATGGAACTGATCCGCACACATTTCAACGAACATGGGCTTAACCAAATCAATGTCTTCCAAGTGGTTTTCACTGATGAATGCGATCAGCGTTTGGAAGCTCTTAGAACGACTATTTCACCAAAAGCGAAAGCAACCATGAACGAGAAGGCAAGAGCTCACCTGACAGCTCTTTTGCTTAATATGGTCTCGGGCAAAATAGCTCAGTGGCATCCTGTTAGTGAGGATTCCCTCACACTCTCCCAGGCGATCACATATTGCAACAGCTTAATCACAGACAGCTATCCGGAAAATGATGAGATGGCCAAGGATATCGCTGAAATGATCAATGAGGGGCAAACAATACCTGCAAGTTGGATTGATCCACTTACTCCCGACATTACCTATAAGCAGGGATTAGAATCAAGCCTACCGACAGTCTATACACTTTCTCAGAACTACCCCAACCCGTTCAACCCTGTAACTGAGATTACATTTACTCTTCCTCAGGCGTCGAGGGTTAGACTCGAAGTTTTCAATATGCTCGGGCAGGAGGTATCTACTATCTATGACGGTGGCCTTAAGGCGGGAGTCCATTCATTTACATGGGACGGCTCATCGGTGGCGAGCGGTGTCTACTTCTATAGGCTTACCGCGGGCAACTTTGTCGAGACGAAGAAGATGGTGCTGATCAAATAA
- a CDS encoding DUF433 domain-containing protein — translation MEHSIAIRDTGITVTRVLEDIAQGFAFHQIVERHPKLTISDIMASAKFAADLIAQHVKAEDIIEINGAIILRANNSRIVNLAEIRKEYPRAYEKWEPNEDNELASLFKSRLPFEDMSKALKRQPGAVRSRLVHLGLIGRR, via the coding sequence GTGGAACACAGTATTGCCATTAGAGATACCGGAATCACAGTTACCCGAGTGTTGGAGGATATTGCCCAGGGCTTCGCATTTCATCAGATTGTGGAACGTCATCCCAAGTTAACGATCAGTGACATTATGGCTTCGGCGAAATTCGCCGCTGACCTGATCGCCCAGCATGTGAAGGCAGAGGACATTATTGAGATTAACGGGGCCATTATACTCCGGGCGAACAATAGCCGAATTGTGAACCTGGCGGAAATTCGTAAGGAATACCCTCGGGCTTACGAGAAATGGGAGCCAAACGAGGACAATGAGTTAGCCTCGTTGTTCAAGAGCAGGCTTCCCTTTGAGGACATGTCAAAAGCCTTGAAACGCCAGCCGGGCGCTGTTCGCTCGCGGCTCGTACATCTGGGATTGATCGGTCGGAGATGA
- a CDS encoding OmpA family protein → MKRVTVFALVALLLVSILGCGWSKKNQGAAIGAGTGAVIGGVIGDKAGNTAVGAILGAVIGGAAGAYIGNYMDKQAEEIERDLEGATVERVGEGIKITFDSGILFDIDASGLRQVARNNLANLATILNKYEDTEVLVEGHTDATGSEDHNLDLSLRRAQSVANYMAGLGVMSGRFRMMGYGEDQPIMSNDTQEGRQANRRVEIAIFANDKLKGVAEKKTEG, encoded by the coding sequence ATGAAGAGAGTAACAGTTTTCGCACTTGTGGCTCTATTGTTAGTCAGCATCTTGGGCTGTGGCTGGAGCAAGAAGAACCAGGGTGCTGCAATTGGAGCAGGTACTGGGGCGGTAATCGGGGGCGTAATCGGCGACAAGGCCGGTAATACAGCAGTTGGGGCTATCCTTGGAGCAGTTATCGGTGGTGCGGCTGGCGCATATATCGGTAATTACATGGATAAGCAGGCTGAGGAAATCGAACGCGACCTGGAAGGAGCAACTGTCGAGCGTGTTGGCGAAGGCATCAAGATTACTTTTGATTCTGGGATTCTATTTGATATCGATGCTTCCGGCCTGAGACAGGTGGCCAGAAATAATCTAGCCAATCTGGCGACAATTCTCAACAAGTACGAGGATACTGAAGTATTGGTGGAGGGCCACACCGATGCCACCGGTAGTGAGGATCATAACCTGGACCTTTCACTTCGCCGTGCGCAGTCGGTAGCCAACTATATGGCCGGGCTGGGAGTAATGTCGGGCCGCTTCCGTATGATGGGTTATGGTGAGGATCAACCAATCATGTCTAACGATACTCAGGAGGGAAGACAGGCAAACCGCCGGGTCGAGATCGCGATCTTTGCCAACGACAAGCTGAAGGGTGTGGCAGAGAAGAAAACTGAGGGATAA
- the mtaB gene encoding tRNA (N(6)-L-threonylcarbamoyladenosine(37)-C(2))-methylthiotransferase MtaB → MSTRAHKTVRLKTVGCRLNQYETEKIGASLFACGFHRAAPYEPVDLTLINTCTVTHRADSDCRYLIRRAHRDNPAGYIVVVGCYVEHERERLAAMDGVNALIDNSEKDNIISILQKRLPDLFAGISEKGDDAAAPETHHRNRAWIKISDGCNQKCTFCLVTKVRGPLVNRQADEIVDEIGGVAGQGFREIVLTGVNIGYYRDRNRKPMVGDLASLCRLIIDHSDSVRLRLSSIEPQAVTDDLLTLLANSDGRMCRHLHLPLQSGSDRILKLMRRPYNEAKFIDRVSAIRQASPSTLIGADVIVGFPGETEEDFDRTRNLCESGMIDYLHVFSYSDRPGTVAVELPDKVKPETIRNRSLVLSEISDRNLARARQRHTGRILEVISEHKAGGDGNHFAVSDNYLRVKLPPGVETGRELVRVKIRDVREDYLECDLI, encoded by the coding sequence ATGAGTACACGCGCACACAAGACAGTCCGGCTTAAAACGGTCGGTTGCCGATTGAACCAATATGAGACAGAAAAAATTGGTGCCAGTTTGTTTGCCTGCGGATTCCACCGAGCTGCCCCGTATGAACCGGTCGACCTGACACTAATCAACACTTGTACAGTCACGCATCGGGCCGATTCCGACTGCCGCTACCTCATTCGCCGCGCCCACCGTGATAATCCAGCGGGCTACATTGTAGTGGTTGGCTGTTACGTCGAACATGAACGGGAGCGATTGGCCGCTATGGACGGAGTGAATGCTCTCATTGATAACAGTGAAAAAGACAACATTATATCTATTCTTCAAAAGAGGCTTCCAGACCTGTTTGCCGGAATCTCGGAGAAAGGGGATGATGCGGCTGCTCCTGAGACTCACCACCGCAATCGCGCCTGGATAAAGATTTCAGATGGTTGCAACCAAAAATGTACTTTCTGTCTGGTGACAAAAGTGCGAGGACCACTGGTCAATCGGCAAGCCGATGAGATTGTTGATGAAATCGGGGGGGTTGCTGGGCAGGGTTTCCGAGAAATCGTGCTTACCGGAGTCAATATCGGATACTACCGGGATAGAAACCGAAAACCAATGGTAGGCGATCTCGCTTCGCTCTGCCGACTTATTATTGACCACTCTGATTCTGTCCGCCTGCGATTGTCATCAATCGAACCCCAAGCTGTGACAGACGATCTCTTGACGCTGCTGGCCAACTCTGACGGGAGAATGTGCCGTCATCTGCATTTGCCGCTTCAGTCGGGATCTGATAGGATTCTCAAACTGATGCGGCGTCCATATAATGAGGCAAAATTCATTGATCGCGTCTCAGCCATCCGACAGGCATCGCCTAGCACTCTGATCGGAGCCGATGTCATCGTTGGTTTTCCCGGCGAAACCGAAGAGGATTTTGATCGCACCCGCAACCTGTGCGAGTCCGGCATGATCGACTATCTACATGTCTTCAGCTATAGTGACCGTCCGGGCACAGTCGCCGTTGAACTGCCCGACAAAGTGAAGCCAGAGACGATTCGCAACCGTAGCCTTGTTCTGAGCGAAATATCTGACCGGAATCTGGCCAGGGCAAGACAACGCCATACGGGCCGGATATTGGAAGTTATCTCCGAGCACAAAGCAGGTGGCGACGGCAATCATTTCGCTGTATCTGACAACTACCTGCGAGTCAAACTTCCGCCCGGAGTCGAAACGGGGCGGGAACTAGTGCGGGTGAAGATACGCGATGTGCGAGAAGACTATTTGGAATGTGACTTGATCTGA